The sequence CACAGTCAACTGAAGATTGggtttacacacacagacacacagacagcagtTGAAATAACGGCTGTAATGAGTTCAAGCCTGGAGTGTGTTTCAAATAGAGGAGGTGTGAGAAACACTGTGATAATTAGCCTCCCCTCTTCTCCagcactctgtcacacacacctaACAGGCACCTCTAGGGCagcactctgtcacacacacctaACAGGCCCCTCTTCTCCagcactctgtcacacacacctaACAGGCCCCTCTTCTCCagcactctgtcacacacacctaACAGGCCCCTCTTCTCCagcactctgtcacacacacctaACAGGCCCCTCTTCTCCagcactctgtcacacacacctaACAGGCCCCTCTTCTTCatcactctgtcacacacacctaACAGGCCCCTCTTCTCCAGCACTCTGTCACACACAGCTAACAGGCCCCTCTAGGGCagcactctgtcacacacacctaACAGGCCCCTCTAGGGCagcactctgtcacacacacctaACAGGCCCCTCTTCTCCAGCACTCTGTCACACACAGCTAACAGGCCCCTCTAGGGCagcactctgtcacacacacctaACAGGCCCCTCTAGGGCagcactctgtcacacacacctaACAGGCCCCTCTTCTCCagcactctgtcacacacacctaACAGGCCCCTCTTCTCCagcactctgtcacacacacctaACAGGCCCCTCTTCTCCAGCACTCTGTCACACACAGCTAACAGGCCCCTCTTCTTCagcactctgtcacacacacagctaacaggCCCCTCTTCTCCagcactctgtcacacacacctaACAGGCCCCTCTTCTCCagcactctgtcacacacacctaACAGGCCCCTCTTCTCCAGcactctttcacacacacctAACAGGCCCCTCTAGGGCagcactctgtcacacacacctaACAGGCCCCTCTAGGGCagcactctgtcacacacacctaACAGGCCCCTCTTCTCCagcactctgtcacacacacctaACAGGCCCCTCTTCTCCagcactctgtcacacacacctaACAGGCCCCTCTTCTCCAGCACTCTGTCACACACAGCTAACAGGCCCCTCTTCTCCagcactctgtcacacacacctaACAGGCCCCTCTTCTTCATCACTCTGTCACACACAGCTAACAGGCCCCTCTTCTTCatcactctgtcacacacacctaACAGGCACCTCTTCTTCatcactctgtcacacacacctaACAGGCACCTCTAGGGCAGCACTCTGTCACACACAGCTAACAGGCCCCTCTTCTTCATCACTCTGTCACACACAGCTAACAGGCCCCTCTTCTCCagcactctgtcacacacacctaACAGGCCCCTCTTCTCCagcactctgtcacacacacctaACAGGCCCCTCTTCTTCATCACTCTGTCACACACAGCTAACAGGCCCCTCTTCTCCagcactctgtcacacacacctaACAGGCCCCTCTTCTCCagcactctgtcacacacacctaACAGGCACCTCTTCTTCATCACTCTGTCACACACAGCTAACAGGCCCCTCTTCTCCagcactctgtcacacacacctaACAGGCCCCTCTTCTTCatcactctgtcacacacacctaACAGGCCCCTCTTCTTCatcactctgtcacacacacctaACAGGCACCTCTTCTTCatcactctgtcacacacacctaACAGGCCCCTCTTCTTCatcactctgtcacacacacctaACAGGCACCTCTTCTTCatcactctgtcacacacacctaACAGGCACCTCTTCTTCatcactctgtcacacacacctaACAGGCACCTCTTCTTCatcactctgtcacacacacctaACAGGCACCTCTTCTTCatcactctgtcacacacacctaACAGGCACCTCTTCTTCatcactctgtcacacacacctaACAGGCACCTCTAGGGCAGCTGTGGTTTGTGGTCTCTGAGTgctgagagtgtgagagagagacaaagaacaaacagcaaaaacatataaaCAAGGGGCCTAAATCCAGTcctataccacacacacacacacacacacacacacacacacacacacacacacacacacacacacacacacacacacacacacacacacacacacacacacacaaacatacacacaaacatacacacacacacacacacacacacacacacacacacacacacacacacatacacacacacacatacacacacacacacacacacagggcatttctcacttcctcatataGGAGAGTAAAGACTTGTCCTGTTTTGGTTCAGGTTCACAGCTTTAGAAACCCCAACACACTCACATCACCCGCTTCAGTTCCCTTCATCACAGAGTTTGAAAATAATCCTCCTAAAAACAGAGTGTTCTTCTGCCATGCTAGAATGTTCTGCATGAGGACAGGCTATTCagtctaaacacacacactcacagggagACAATGATGAGAGGTAGAATTTGAGAAGGAGGGACGGGGGGGACGACAGGTTGACGATatggggagagaaaaagagatgccAGAGGGATAGGGAGGAGAGGTAATAGCTTCAGAATAGGTGTACGGAAGCATGCAAGCACGAACACTCACGGCCACACACAGatagtctgtgtctctctctgactgacagacagacagacagacatatacagagagagagagagagagagagagagagagagagagagagagagagagagagagagagaggtagaggctgAGTGATGAAAGGCAGTGCGACCCAGACCTCGCCCCAGTGAATCATTTCATAAGCGGCCTGACACGTtatctcctcacacacacacacacacacacacacacacacacacacacacacacgcgcgcgcgcattCACACGCAAGgaaacattcacatacacacacaattacGAACACAGGTAACACACAAAGGCCTAATTactttgccagaattgtacataattatgacataacattgaaggttgtacaatgtaacagcaatatttagacttagggatgccatccgttagatcaaatacggaacggttccgtatttcactgaaagaataattgttttgttttcgaaataataatttccggattcgaccattttaatgacctaaggctcgtatttctgtgtgttattatgttataattaagtctatgatttgatagagcagtctgactggcggatggtaggcaccagcaggctcgtaagcattcattcaaacagcactttcgtgcgtttgacagcagctctttgcaatgCTTAAAgcatatcaactcccgagattaggctggtgtaaccgatgtgaaatggctagctagtcaatcggtgacgtcactcgctctaagataagacacacacacacacacacacacacacacacacacacacacacacacacacacacacacacacacacacacacacacacacacacacacacacacacacacacacacacatgacatatTCCTGTCACGGGGATGGGGGACACACGGAATTATTAACTTTCTCTCCCATGTTCACAATCTCACACATGCATGCCATCTCTCAAACCAGCGATACAAGTGACCAgcgatacaagtcagtattcgacgtccatccatgtctgaagCAGTCAGGCGATTACGCGGAAAACCGGCCACTCAcacccctctcacacacacacacacacacacacacacacacacacacacacacacacccctctctctaacacacacacacccctctctctaacacacacacacacacacccctctctctaacacacacacacccctctctctaacacacacacacacacacacacagcaacggCTGACAAATAAGTCTGTTGCCATGTCGACGACCAGGCATGTTTTGTCCTGCTCTTCAGATAACAGCTGTTATCAACTGTATTCAGTTACTATGGCAACACAATATctcgggggggggggttacagtatAGCCAAATGTACATCTGGCTTTACTTGCTTATATGTGAATTCAAATTCAGAGCATGTCGGGAGTGTGTTGTGGGCCGTTGTTTGAAATTCTCCCGGAGAATTTGATGGTCTAACACTTCCCAAAAGAAAGCCATAAAGGAGAAAACAAATACCTTTTAAAGGAGAGGTGTAAACTAAATGGGAAAGTATTTTACACTTAAATAAAAGTCCTACGGTCTGTCCTAATACCGATAGTTACCATGGCTACTTTGGTTTTCTGAGAGAATGTAAGAAGAGGTTtcttaaaaatgtatttactatTCTGATACACAGTAACTATACAGGTTATTACACTGGTAGTCACTGCGTTATTTTGGAATGGTTGTTTATAaatgggggctcccgagtggcgcagtggtctaagacactgcatctcagtgcaagaggcgtcacctggttcgaatccaggctgcatcacattcggctgtgattgggagtcccatggggcggtgcacaattggcccagtgtcgtccgggtttggccggggtaggccgtcattgtgaataagaatttgttcttaactgacttgcctagttaaataaagattaaataaaaaataataatgtttggGAATCTGACACTACTATACTAAGTTACTATCAGGAAAGCCTAATATCGCTAGGCTTATATGAGTGTGTTGCATATTCAATAGAAGCTTGGCTGCATTTGAATCTGACACTACTATACTAAGTTACTATCAGGAAAGCCTAATATCGCTAGGCTTATATGAGTGTGTTGCATATTCAATAGAAGCTTGGCTACATTTGGGTTCTCACAGACAGGGGCGTATCCTGTGGGTGGGAAGGCATGCATGTAGTGTCAGTTTAAAACTTAAAATCAACAACACgcacacgcagtcacacacatGCGTGTATGTGGTGAAATAGCTAACCGTGTCATTTTGTGAATGTGCAGTGTATAGCTTGAACCAGAGCACGCTTTATATGCCTATTTGCTATCGCTTGCcaagtgcttgtgtgtgtgtgtgtgtgagagagagagagagagagagagagagagagagagagagagagagagagagagagagagagagagagagagagagagagagagagagagagagagagagagagagagctagtgcCTGTGACCGCACAAGGCAGCAGTAGGTCATGCAAGTTCCTAGCTCTAAGCTGCCATGGGTACAGCACTTCCTGGTTTGAGCTGTTTCAACCAATGAAAAGGCTAGGTTTGGGAGCAGAAAAAGCAGACTCACTCTATTGCAGGAATTAAAAGTACCATAACAAATGATATGCGAAGAAGAACTGAGATACAGGAAGTCAGAGAACCAAAACGACTCAGTCAGTTAaacattaccacacacacacacctacagaaaCAGATGTATCAAACAGCAGCCTATGCAGACaaattatatctatatttatcTATATCTATTATCGTATATCTATTATCATTCATGTTTTTGTAtgttcttatatatatatatatatatatatatgtgagaattaaccaatgatatcaagcCACACCcaggccatgattacagacacctgtgtatGTTCTATGACACGTTATAAACTAGTGACCCGCAGTGTTtatcattataccctgatgaagacagcttgtctgtccaAACGTTGGCTATTAGGTTATTACATGATTGCGTCTAAGCTCCTAGAGAGTGCCGCTCTCCTTTTCTATAGCAAACAGCATAGCTTTCTCATGTCAAAGCACTCCTGTCTTAAAATTGTGAATACAATCTCAGCTCTATGAGGCTACTTTTACACAGAACGTAGAACAAAATAAAAGCACTTACTGAAATTTGAGCCTGACTTGTTCATTGTCCGGATTGCAGTAAAGCCTCTCCAACTGTTCCTGCGAATCATCCGCCACGCTTTGCCAGCTTTGAGTATCACTCTTGCGGATCTGCCAGTGGTAGGGCAGCACAGTATGGTGGTAAGCGCAGTCACTCCCGTACACACACAACCCCTGCAGGAAATCCACGCAGATCGAAACTGCGTCGGCTTGGTGCGTGTGATACTGGAGCTGGGTTAGCAGATCAAACACTAGATCCAGGGAGGCCTCTTCGCTTTTATCCTGAAATATCTCGCCTTTGTCGGCCTGAAGACTGGGGGTGTTCGTACTGTCTTTGATGGTCAGACAATCTGGCCCCCGCAAGGCTTTAGAGGCGAAGAGGTCACTCATCGTGTTTCCCCCCTGGCTTGGAGGGGATACTAGAGGGGTATCTGGTGTGGGGGTTGCCGCCCCCACCTCGCGCGCCCGGGGGACACGTTTGAGCTGGAATCTGCGTTCGTTAGGGTCTATTGTCACGCGTTGGAGATCTACCGGTACCTTGGttacccccctctctgtctcctccaacTCGGCGGCGGTGTCCGCCATTTCTGTGTCAGTGTCGCCGGTAATCATAGCCGTTACACCGGTAGCTCCCGACTCTTTCAGACACACAGGCCCACCAATCCGTGCCTGTTTGACCACCCCCGCAGTGCACAGGTTCCCCGCTGTCCTTGTCGGAGGGTTCCGGGGAACAAACACCCCATCTCCGGTAACAAGTGCATCCGTACTCAGTAATGTGGTCAGGATAGGGTCCTGGAGCGCACGGAGGCATTTTGAGTCTAGTTTCCtctgtcctttttttttttttaaatagggtTTCACTAACGGGATTTTGTCGGTAAGTCTAATCGATTGTTCCGTGAATTCCCGGTCCCCCATACTCATATCCAAAGCGAGTCCCGTTCCACCGTCCAGGACCTTGTCGGTTGAGGCTGTCGGTTTCTGCAGGCTATGCAAAGTTGTATCCATGGTGGCCAGGGGCACTCCTAAAACCCAACAGTCCTGAAAGAGGCGGAAATAAATGAGAGTGAGAGAAATAACACTCCTAAAATGTATGCCTCATAGGTTTCGAAAGTCCTGGGCATGTGCCATTAGATAACACACTTGTTAGTCAGCCCATTCAGAGTCAATAACCATTGCGTTTCATTGGGTGATAAACAATAACCGTCATCTTGGAAACCAATAGTTTATTTTCCTCGGTAATGTTAAAATGATACAACTAGTGAGACGGGAAGTATCCTGCTTACCATATAGCCTTCTATAAGCTAGAATAGAAACTGTGGGGGGAAAAAGCCTCCCACATTTAGAAACATTATTACTTCCAGTCAACGACGAGCGTCATGATGCGTCTACACTGCGTAGGCTATAAGCCTACAGCGCGAAACAACCCTTGTCCGACCTTAACGTTCTCGATGGAGTATTTTGATCAGCCGAGGCGGATAAACGGGGTCTACAGTATACGTGCAAATTACAAATCGCTGCTCGAGCAAGTTTGCACGTAGGCCTATGGTCTCAGTTAAAGCGATCCACAGACACGCACCGAGGGTAGGGGGACTGCGGCGAACCGCACAAAGACTCGACCCAGCCACTGCATTCCCTGGTTGTAACTATCACCAAAAGGCCTTCGTCCTCTATATAAATACCTATAGGTCTGAGCCTAGTCAACGATTAGAATAACACGGTGTTATAACGCACATATTCCGCATACAAATTAGGTTTATGCGCAATAACCCGCATTTCAGCAGGTTTTATCCAGAAAACACGGTGGGTGTTTGACATCAAATACATTGCCGTGCAACGTAACACACTGTTATataatttctaaatggtaaagAATTCCCTTCCAGGAGTCATGTAGATCTGGTGCGCTGCGCAAAAGGACTGCAATATAGTCGATCTCCAACACACATACTGCATAGGTGCCCGGGCTGGCTAGGTGATTTATTATAGCGTTCCTTTCACAGAGCCCGTTTACAATACAAAAGcgtccaaacacacacagatcCTATTCCTACCTGTGTAAAATCCGTTCTATCTATTCCGTGCAATTGTCTTCTAAACCACTTAATCCCTGTCCGGTCATGAATGTATAGATATGTCGTCCTAGGTGATCTGCGTTTGGCCTGCTGGTACGGTGCTGAGGCAATGCGTGACAAAGCGGCTGTTTGTCGTTCTCTACTGGGCTCAGTTCCGCCAACTCCTGTTGTGGATAGAGGCAGCTGTTGCAGGGAGCACTCAGTCCTCTCAGCCACTCACGGTGCTCCTCACCCCGGTCGAAGGGCGGGACTTGGCAtcaaaggagaagagagagaggaggagaaaacgAAACTGGTGTGTCATAGAGGGAGGTAAAGCAGGACGTTCGTCAGGCGCCTGATCAGCAGTAGGCGTTCCAAGTGTGTTGACAGTGAGATCGGTGGTCTCACCCCTCCTGTCCTTGTTTTACTAGAAGTGAGGTTCTTCTCATACTGATTGAGTAACAGGAACTGTTTCTGGTTGTTTGCATATTCAAACAGCATTTCCAGTAGGCCTACAGGATGAGGGGATTAGGGTAAAACAAACACATGCAGAATGTAGGCTTACCCATAGGGCATTTGACGGGTTGAAAAGAAATCTAACATGttcattcatttttttatttgtctGTAATACTATTAACCatctagcaattttatgaagttgtcTTTAGCTAGCCCAATTAGGTTCTCAATCCCCCAACCTCacaactagctaccaagaagccattacatttacatttacattttagtcatttagcagacgctcttatccagagcgacttacagtagagtgcatacattttattacattttttacatatcattacattttacatactgagacaaggatatccctaccggccaaaccctccctaacccggacgacgctatgccaattgtgcgtcgccccacggacctcccggttgcggccggctgcgacagagcctgggcgtggaacccagcccagcctgggcgcgaacccagagactctggtggcgcagctagcactgcgatgcagtgccctagaccactgcgccacccgggaggccgggtGGCGCAGCCATTACAGGTGATCAATCAAgatagagtagctagcttgtctaactacagtatcttagctggcatgcctgctggcaaggttggtagactttagaaaagcaagcaattactaaatgtCAGTGGCGGCCGGTtattcagggcagagccccacctttttagctagtatatatatatacatatatatatacactacctttctagctagtatatatatatatatatacatatgtatatatatgtatatatatatataaagttggatgcctgttttgcatgttattttggcattaatacgtgtcacatatcagtttgcaaacaatgtaaaaaaacaaacataaaaaaaacatttgagttaataaagctgcatacaaaaatgtatcttttttgatttcttgagtaaggcagctccaaaatgcaggtgtttcagcctagctcagtgctttctgtggtgttggggcagccagcggaaaatacagagcgtagggattggtaatgttctctagttggaccgtgattggctcagtgttctgtcactcatggggacagtgTGCCAAATCCAAGAGTAGAAGCCCTtttggtgctgccatagagttacattagaagtgcctatCCAAGTAGGCTCAagatcattggccacagataaaattgtcaaatcacattatatctacagtagctttgattggactgatcttagctagcagtcatcatcatgaatcaagtcaacaatctactggcaaatcctttttaatccttgtcatatgaagataaataatgaagataAAAGGTATCAGTGCTCATCAACCATAaccattacacaacaagttgaaaatcgcaaattcaacaatttttaccttcatttaactaggcaagtcagttaagaacaaattcttatttacaatgacagcctaggaacagtgggttaactgcctcgttcaggggcagaacaacagatttttaccttgtcagctcaaggattcgatcttgcaacttttcagttactagtccaacgctctaaccactaggctacctgccgccccacaatgagtggtttggaaggaatcagtggctaactgcaagcattgcaaaggaATCACTAGCCTggtattcagtggagtggctgtgtggttccAAGTCTGGGTtctaagggtctcttttccaagcttaaaaggataaacattcaacattggccatggtGTCAACCCAGCATGACTTCAACCAcgctcaagacaactggaaactcagaactggggAATCTGATTTCACTGAGtgcaagacaactgggaactcagaactgGGGAATCTGATTTCactgagttcaagacaactgggaactcagaactgGGGAATCTGATTTCactgagttcaagacaactgggaactcagaactgGGGAATCTGATTTCactgagttcaagacaactgggaactacaTTTAGAATGGTGATCCAACTCGGAAGTCTAGAGCTCCAacttgaagatcactgacgtcatcatgattcaaccttgtttttttccccaagttcccagttgtcttgaaagcaccataaatccagagaatgccagactttgatcaCAAAAGTTTGATGACAACATTTGCCCACGAAGAACCGCAgagccaccttcctgttcaagtgagcacagcacaacaaggtgagtcccaaattgtcttgtatgctgctgcataaattatgcaatATGCCAGGGAGCTATgtctactgtagctaagaaagtaatactaagtgtatgttgtgtagtaagctgttagtagcccatgtgcctcaccctaataatttgtcCCTTTTCccccctcttaatttcacctactgttctgacttggtggtgcacatgtagcctttagcctgttttagagaaatgttatcattgaatattgtaagagctttcattgtctgcttatatgtccCCTTTATTTATGCTACGGTTCTGACTcagtgtacagggagaatactgtaagaacggcccatgttctgaattctgtcactgtagatttcaaaagtgctgaacaaatagttatattgactacgtccgtcctatctcgctcattaatgtcttaatcgaaattacggatttcctcttatccgctcgtcgtccccttatgccatattttgtacatctcaattatcagtagaaaccacatttgtttaagcaagtcagccatatcagctatgtttttttttaaaggcagtaaatgaggctaaaTGAACtatttcgctgccagacaaggctcctctgatagccaggtatagcagtggtaaggtgttgggactctgctgtttgGACAGCTTTATACAGTATAAGCCCTAACAGTGTGTGGgaaccgtttgtcaccgttatagtgtaattaatgtattgtttagtgttgtgttgtgtagtgggtTTGCTGCCATGCATctacattttttgtttgtttgttttccccaccaagattCACATTCTAAAGTTGCTAGtgctaaatgtactgaataagacattttagcagagaagcatatttagtttctttaaaaaaattaacaccagtcaggaggatacaaaCAGCTCAAAAGGCAGGCTTAGATATGCATAAAAATGTACATTacgattatggctctagattgcgtGAAAAATCTGTTTCAGGCATTTTAAAAATGCTAAATTCTAGCTCCCAGCCAGACCCCCCCACCAGCCGGACCCCCCCACCAGCCGTCCTCACATACCTTTTGCCTCTTcagattttggggggggtttgggGGTTGGTCTATGCATGGCACCcctggtcaacacacacacacacacacacacacacacacacacacacacacacacacacacacacacacacacacacacacacacacacacacacacacacacacacacacacacacacacacacaaacacacacacacacacacctacaaaaACAGATATATCAAACAataggcctatgtagccaaattgtatctacaCAATCAATGGTGTATCATGTGGATGTCTCATGTGTCCATTGATGGCTGAACTTCCTGGACTGTGCCGTGGTAGTGATGGTATGTGATCGTTTGCGCCCCAGTGCACACGCCCTGGTAATCTTAAAAGACAAAGGTCGAAAGGGAAATCCTGGCTCTGAAGCTTGGGACAGATTTTAAAATGTGAAGTTGTTTACTCCAGGCGCCACTGTTGAACTCCCTCCACCCTTTCATACACATACTACAGACAcacgttctgtctgtctgtctgtctgtctgtctgtctgtctgtctgtctgtctgtctgtctgtctgtctgtctgtctgtctgtctgtctgtctgtctgtctgtctgtctgtctgtctgtctgtctgtctgtctgtctgtctgtctgtctgtctgtctgtctgtctgtgtctgtctgttcatctctctcttgCCGTCTGACTGccaaattgatagtgcagtttgttgaGGCGATTTTTTAAACTAGGTACTttacatgctgatattgtctttggtattattgtgtatAGCTACAttttctagctagctagccagccagccagcacatagagagagcattgcattgtgggttttgtagtcgacttgagctgcaacagatttccacaaggATTGTTCATGTTACTCAACCTTATTATAACtccaaaatgaaacatttgttcacaaaaaaatattattctcacatattagtgttatttTACACTGTAGATTAAAGGAATGActgtttttggggggatttttcCTTTAACAGGGCGACAGTTATTAACAGAGCATGTAAAACAACCGCCCAGACAAACAATGCCTTCAATGCTGTCAACAGATTCTATCATACATAAATTACAGCTCTGTCTCACCTTTTAACCCGCGTTGAGCTGACGCAGGTGACTGATTGGTTGATTACACACCTAGGCCTACATGTTTCCAGCATTCCAGCCAAACCAACATGCGTAACATCCTGTTGTTTGCGTTCTGACATGTCTCTATATGGGGCTTTATGAAGAAAATGAGAAAAACAAACAGACAAGTCTACACATCTGATACACCTTGTGTTCCGGCCTGGGATCATCTAACTCCCACCCAAATTACATTTTACAAGACGCTATTATCCAGAGCTCATAAACTTTTATTGGAATAAAGCATTTTTTGGGGGCTTGTTTATAATGTACTGTAATTTCCCCTACCTTTTAGTTGTATTATAATGGTATAATCTGATTTGAGAGTGAAGTCTTGAATTGCATGCGGTAGTCCATGACTCATGAGGTGAATGGATAAAAACTGAACAACATACGTACAGTACATCTGGGTACTTTTTTGCAGGTGCTGGAGTTATAGCTGAATTCATGGAAAACAGAAAAGAAAATGCCACACACTGCGACTCAGGTGATTTTACTTCTAAAAAACGTTTCCACCCTTAtgtcttcatcaggcatccatgGATGAGCTGAAGGGATCATGGTGTCCTTGTCTGACCCGGGAAAAGGCTGGAACATTTTCAACTACTTTTTCCACTAGTAACAGTCACGGCAGGTGGAAATATTATCTTACCTGAGTCAGTGTGAACTTTGTCACGCAGGTTGTGAGCGATAAAACCATGTTTGAAAAATCTGATGCCACTGTCTATACATCAAAGATGACGGTTAGATTGACCTTTGAACCCTGACGAGGCCTCACTCACCACGCTTAATGAGTGAGTccaggggtggtgtgtgtgttgaggggtgGGGGGGACATCTGAGACTGTGTTATTGATAGTAATGGCAGAAGGTGCTATAGGAGACACCATCCAGTAAACAGGCCCTGTTGGAGGCTTCACGTTACCCATCAGATATATTTACCCTGTTAGGACTGtgtggatcacacacacacacacacacacacacacacacacacacacacacacacacacacacacacacacacacacacacacacacacacacacacacactg comes from Salvelinus namaycush isolate Seneca chromosome 34, SaNama_1.0, whole genome shotgun sequence and encodes:
- the LOC120028515 gene encoding protein mono-ADP-ribosyltransferase TIPARP-like, whose product is MDTTLHSLQKPTASTDKVLDGGTGLALDMSMGDREFTEQSIRLTDKIPLVKPYLKKKKGQRKLDSKCLRALQDPILTTLLSTDALVTGDGVFVPRNPPTRTAGNLCTAGVVKQARIGGPVCLKESGATGVTAMITGDTDTEMADTAAELEETERGVTKVPVDLQRVTIDPNERRFQLKRVPRAREVGAATPTPDTPLVSPPSQGGNTMSDLFASKALRGPDCLTIKDSTNTPSLQADKGEIFQDKSEEASLDLVFDLLTQLQYHTHQADAVSICVDFLQGLCVYGSDCAYHHTVLPYHWQIRKSDTQSWQSVADDSQEQLERLYCNPDNEQVRLKFQGRVFSLDFSAMRVCDLEFDRVRRLTTPSSPAALPPNTNPAPNCHTVWKYYCRDNFGWREYSEPVVRLIEEAGGRGLKEVRFITLQNHYILNIREGFQQNAVFGFRRQIKKRPLFLSSVVLTPHLQTLGGLSSFPISSSTLDLSVSLPLSPTFTNPPSVFPETWLPMTTSQDFLQVPVSRDDRSYRTVYTLFHKTVSETKFHILKILRVQNPFLWEKYKRKKEYMSRRLSEMDRMLSERHLFHGTSTEVVEGICKHNFDPRVSGKHATMFGQGSYFARKAVYSHNFSKRSPKGIHSMFLAKVLTGRLVVFMGITKSSLAG